CCGATCGTGTGTTCCATCGTTGCGGTCGTCTGGCAGCTCGGCACGCTGGTATTGCTGGGCTACGGGATAGATCCGCTGGGTCTGCTCGTGCCGTTCCTCATCTTCGCCATCGGCGTTTCCCACGGCGTGCAGAAGATCAGCGCCGTGAAGGAATCCGCGGTCGCCGGTCACGGCAGCGAAGAGGCCGCGCGGCTCACGTTCCGCCAGCTGCTGATGCCCGCCGTCATCGCGCTGCTCGCCGATCTGATCGGCTTCGTCACCATCCTGCTGATCCCGGTGCAGGTGGTGCAGGAGATGGCCATCACGGCGAGCATCGGCGTTGCCATCGTGATCCTCACCGATCTCGTGCTGCTGCCGGTGCTGGTGTCCTGGGTCACGTGGGACGAGAAGTACCGCGCGCGCGTGGAAGTGCGCCAGGCGACGCTGGCCCGCTACTGGCAGCGGCTGGCAAAGGTCACCGAACGCAGGACCGCGCTCGGCATCATCATCGGGTCGGTGTTGTTAGGCGTGTTCGGCGTGTGGAAGGGCCGCGAGACGCCCATCGGCGATACACAATCCGGCGTGCCGGAGCTGCGCGCGGATTCGCGCTACAACCGCGACAGCAACATCATCACCACCAAGTTCTCCATCGGCGTCGACATCCTGACCGTGATCGTGGAGACGAAGGAGCCGGCCTGCACCAGCTACGAGCTCATGTCGGCCATCGACAATTTCTCGTGGAAGATGCGCAACGTCGACGGTGTGCAGGAAGTGGTCTCGCTGCCGCTGGTCGCCAAGATCGCCATCGCGGGCTGGAACGAGGGCAGCCTCAAGTGGCGCAACATTCCGCGCGAACCCAGCCAGCTGACGCAATCGACGCGTTACATCGAAACCAGCACCGGCCTGCTGAACGCCGATTGCAACGTGGTGCCGGTCATGTTGTTCCTGCGTGATCACAAGGCCGAGACCATCGAGCGCGTCGTGGCCGAAGTGAAAGCCTGGCGCACGCTCAACACGTTTCCGAACGCCACCTTCAATCTCGCCACGGGCAACGTGGGCGTGATGGCGGCGACCAATGAAGAAGTGAAGGCGAAGGAATATCCGATCCTGGGCTGGGTGTTCGCCGCGGTGATCCTCATGTGCCTGCTGACGTTCCGCAGCTGGTTGGGCACGGTGCTGGTGTTCCTGCCGCTGGCGCTGGTGTCGATCCTGGTCTACGCGGTCATGGCCATCGTCGGGATCGGGCTCAAGGTGAACACGTTACCCATGGTTGCGCTGGGCGCGGGCATCGGCGTCGACTACGGCATCTATCTGTGGAGCCGCATGCAGGAATACCTGAAGGGCGGCGACAATGTGCACGACGCCTATCTCAAGACCATGCGTGTCACCGGCGCCAGCATCATCTTCACCGGCATCACGCTCGCCATCGGCGTCGTGACCTGGGTGTTCTCCCCCCTGCAGTTCCAGGCCGACATCGGCATCATGCTCACCTTCATGTTCTTCGTGAACATGCTGGGCGCCATCCTGCTGCTGCCGGCCCTCGCGACCTGGCTGGTGCCGGGTGGGGAAAGCGGGGAAAAGAAAATGGGGACATCCCTCGATTCCTAGCAAATGGGAACGCGCCTCGAAGAGGCAGGTCCCGATTTGCGCCACCGACATCGACAAACTAGCCTGCTAACTTCGAAACGAGGGATGTCCCCATTTTCTTCTCCCCACTTTCACCACCCGGCACCCTCTCATGACTCCCGACGAGTTTCGACGCGCCGGTCACGAGCTCATCGACTGGATCGCCGACTATCGCGAGCGGGTCGCGCGCGCGGAATATCCCGTGATGGCGCGCACCGCGCCGGGCGCGTTACGCGACGCGCTGCCCAAGAGCCCGCCGCAACTGCCGGAAGATTTCGACGCCATTCGGTGTGACCTCGACGCGTTGATCGTGCCCGCCTGCACGCATTGGCAGGATCCGCGCTTCCACGGTTACTTTCCTTCGAATGGCCTGCCAGCCGCCGTGCTCGGCGACCTGGTGAGCACGGGATTGGGCCAGCTGGGACTGAACTGGCAGGCCAGCCCGGCGCTGACGGAGCTCGAAGAAGTATGTCTCGACTGGTGGCGCCAGATGCTGGGGCTGTCGACACAGTGGTCCGGTGTCATCCAGGACACCGCGTCCACCGCCACCTTCGTCGCGCTGGTCTGTGCTCGCGAGCGCGCCACGAACTACAGCGCGGTGCGCGGCGGGTTGCAGGGCCGGGTGGCGCCGCTCGTCGTCTACGTGTCCGCGCAGTCGCACAGCTCGGTGGAGAAGGCCGCGCTGCTCGCGGGCTTCGGCCGCGACAATGTCTGTCTCGTGCCGGTCGACGCGAACTTCGACATGGACGTCGCCGCGCTCGAGCAGGCGGTCGCGCGGGATATCGCGGCCGGGCTGCAACCCTGCGCCATCGTCGCCACCTGCGGCACCACCGCCACCACCGCTTTCGATCCGCTGGCCGCGGTCGCCGCGATCGCGACGCGCGAAAAAATCTGGCTGCACGTCGATGCCGCGATGGCCGGCTCGGCCATGATCGTCCCGGAATGCCGCGTCCTGTGGGATGGCGTCGAGGGTGCCGACTCGCTCGTGGTGAACCCGCACAAGTGGTTAGGCGTGTCGTTCGACTGTTCCACCTACTACGTGCGCGACCCGCAGTTCCTGGTGCGCGTGATGTCGACCAACCCGAGTTATCTGCAGACCGCCGCCGACGGCGTGGTGCATAACTACCGCGACTGGGGCATCCCGTTGGGCCGGCGCATGCGCGCACTCAAACTGTGGTTCGTGATTCGCGACCAGGGGGTGACGGGCCTGCAGGCCCGGCTGCGGCGCGACCTGCGCCACGCGCAATGGCTGGCGGCCGAAGTGGCGCGCGCGCCGCACTGGAAGATCCTCGCGCCCGTGCGCCTGCAGACGCTGGTGCTGCGCCACGAACCGCCCGGCATCGACCCATCCGCGGTAGACGCACATACGCGCGCCTGGGCGCAGGCCGTCAACGATTCCGGCGAGGCCTACCTCACGCCGACGCTCCTGACGGATCGGTGGGCCGTGCGAGTCTCGTTCGGTACGGCCGCGACCGAACACGAACACGTCGTCGACCTGTGGCGATTGATCCGGGAAAAAGCGGCCGCTGGGCCGGGAGCAGGAAAATGAAAGCCCGAATCAGGGAAACATGCCTCGCCGCGATGGGATTCACTCTGAGCGCCGTGGCCGCAGCTCAGCAGCCGCCCGCCGCGCCGCCACCGGACGTGAAGATCGAAACCGTCAGCGTCGCACCCGGCATCTACATGTTGGTCGGCCGCGGCGGCAATGTCGGGCTCACCGTGGGCGCCGATGGTGCCGCCATCATCGACGACCAGTTCGCGGACATGGTGCCGAAAATCCGCGCAGCGGTGGCGCTGCTGTCGGAGCAGCCGGTGAAGTTCGTCATCAATACGCACCTGCATGGCGATCACACGGGTGGCAACGATGCGTTCGGCAAGTCGGGCGCCGTGATCATCGCGCAGGACAACGTGCGCAAGCGCCTGTCTACCCCGCAGGTGAACGCGGCGAGCAACACGACCACCGAGGCGCGCGCCCGCGAAGCGCTGCCCGTCGTCACGTTCGCCGACAGCGCCACGCTGCACTTCAACGATGACGATCTCGAATTCACGCACCTGCCGAACGCGCACACCGAAACCGACATCGCCGTCCGCTTCCGCAAGGCCAACGTCGTGCACATGGGCGATATCTTCACCGGCGGCTTTCCGTTCATCGACGGCAGCAATGGCGGCACGTTCGATGGCTTCATCCGCGCGCACGAGACGGTGCTCGCGACCGTCGATGACGCGACGAAGATCATTCGCGGCCATGGCCCGCTCGGCAACAAGGCGGAGCTGCAGGCCTATCACGACATGCTGGTCGTGGTGCGCGACCGGGTGGCCAAACTCGTGAAGGCCGGAAAGACGCAGGAGCAGGTGGTCGAAGCGCGGCCGACGAAGGAGTTCGAGGAAAAATACGGCGGCGCGAACTTCAACGCGGCACAGTGGATAGGCCGCGCCTACGTGGACCAGAAACAGGCGCTGGAGCGGCGCAAGCAGAGGTAGAAAGCGCGCGGCCGCTCCTCCAAACCCTGAAACGTGGGGAAATTGTGCATTTGTGTGGCGACATAACACGCCGCGGCACGGGCTTTTCGCATTTGGCGCCGCTTGTGTAGGTGGGAACCTATGGACAGCGGGCGGCGTCGTAGTAACAGTGCCCACAGGTCTCATGCAGGGACTGCGAGACAGCAATGAAGGATTCGAGCAATACCGCCAAGTTGTTAGACGTGCCGTACGCGCCGGAGGCCGAGGAGTACCTCGACGAGCTCGAGCGCAGCGGGCAATTCCGCGTCGGCGTCGAGGCCGAGGTGGAAGACGAGCCGGAGGTCGCGGCGCACGCCGAGTATCGCTGGGGTCGCGGCTCCGGCCATGTCGCAATCACCGACTGGTGGATCGCCGGCCGGCTCGATCTGCATGTCGGCCCCGGCATCCAGCCCGCGGACGTGACGCTGGCGCGCATGAACGATTCGCTGGTGGTGCGCACCGCGGACGGCGTCGACCGCTTGACCATCGACAACTATCTCGGCCTCATTCCCGATGCATCCACCTTGCGCATCCTGTTCGACGACGGCGTGGATTGGGCCGGCGCGGAAGTCTTCAAGCGGATCAGCAGCTGGGTGGTGGAGCTCGACTCGACCCACGTCTCCACGCACGGCGCGCCTAACAACTGACGCGCGCCGGCGCGTTCAGTACGGGTCGAGGTCGAAGTACTCGAGCGGCCGGCCCGTTCCGGCGTCCACCAGCACTGTCCAGAACGCCTCGCGGTAACGCAGCGGCATCCAGCGCAACTGCGAGTCCGGCAATCCGGTCGAGGCGCGCGCGGCGGCAATTTTTTCCTTGCCCTCCGGATGCCGCTTCTCGAGGTCGGCCAGCGGGAAGATGTGCTTCTGGATCGTGGACAGCTGCGATTCGTACGGCACGAAGAATTTCGGCCGGCTCTGCTCTTCATTGCCGTCGAGCGCCTGGAACAAAGCGTCGGTGCGTTCGGCGGGCGGGACGACCACGGCGACCAGCCTGGGTCCGGTGAGCGGCGGCGAGCGGTAGATGGGGTCGCGCGCCGCGGCGAGCTCGTCCGGGCGGATGTCCCGCGCGGTGACCACTTCGAGGCGGTCGCCGACGAACGCCACGTACACCGGGCGCGAACCGGCCACGATCCACACGCCGTACACCAGGGCCGCGATCTGGATGACACCCACCACGCAGTAGTCGAACACGAGTTTGCCGCGGCCCTTGCGGCTGTCCCAGATGACCAGCGACAGCAGCGGGCCGAGCACCAGATCGCAGCCGACCACCAGCACGAACAATTCCGCGCCGCCGATCAGCGTGTCGAACGGGTCGGGAAACCACGCGCCGAAGATGATGGCGGCGGCGCCAGCGGCGAACACCAGCGTCACCGCGAAATGGATCGCGAAGGCTCGCCACTTTTCGCGCCATGGAATCATCAGCAACTCCTGCCCGGGCTCAATCGTCGAAGCGCACTTTGCCACGCAGGCGTTTATTTTTTTGCGAATGGGATTTCGCGTCAAGCCGCCGTTCCTTCGAAGCCCGCGTCGGCTTCGTGGCGTGGCGTTTCTTGGGGACGATGAGCGCGCGCCGGATGAGATCGAGCAGGCGCTCCTCGGCATCGCGGCGGTTCTTTTCCTGGCTGCGCGACTCACGCGCCTGGATCAGGATTTCACCCGCGTCGGTGACCCGCTGCCCCGCGAGCGCACGCAGGCGCGTCTTGACGTCGGGTCGCAACGTCGAATTGCGGTCGAGCGCGAAGCGCAGCTGGACCGCGGTGGCCACCTTGTTGACGTTCTGCCCGCCGGGACCCGCCGAACGTATGAAGGCCACTTCCAGATCCGCGTCCGGAATTTCCAGGCCCGGCCTGACTAACAAACCCATGTGGCGACTAGCGCCGGAAGCCCGGAACGTCCGGCTCGTGCTGGATCACGCGCACTTCATGCTGCTGCACCGGGATGGTGATGCTGTGTTTCTTGAACAGGCGCCAGATCTCCCGGTTGACGTCGGAACGCACGTTGTTCACGCCGTTCATCGGATCGCGGATCCAGAAGCGCACTTCGACGCGCATGCCGTAATTCTCGAAGCTCATGAGCCGCGAGACCGGTCCCGGATCCTTGAGGATGCGCGGATGGTTGGCGGCCGCATCGATCAGCACCTGCAGCGCGATCTCCGGATCGTCGTTGAAGCTGATCATCACCGGCAGGCGGATGCGCACGCGCTGGTCGGAGTAGCTCCAGTTGATGACGGAGTTCGTCATCAGGTTC
This sequence is a window from Pseudomonadota bacterium. Protein-coding genes within it:
- a CDS encoding MMPL family transporter, producing the protein MAGPGDPDKAPGKVASILERLIFGHRRVIVVVFALITIGMLTVAARGLHIDASFTKQLPLKHEYMQTFVKHQSEFGGANRVLVALIARDGNMFTPGFFDALKKATDEVLVMDGIDRTRVQSLFTPNVRYMEVVEGGIDAGNVVDSEFVPTPEALAKVRENILKAGIRGRLVANDFSGALVSAIVLEKDATGKAIDPIEVARQLESRVRDRIQGNDVLVQAHPSSATGSAIDVHMIGFAKVVGDIADGASSVITFAVVTILLTLLAVWYYVQSLKVAVVPIVCSIVAVVWQLGTLVLLGYGIDPLGLLVPFLIFAIGVSHGVQKISAVKESAVAGHGSEEAARLTFRQLLMPAVIALLADLIGFVTILLIPVQVVQEMAITASIGVAIVILTDLVLLPVLVSWVTWDEKYRARVEVRQATLARYWQRLAKVTERRTALGIIIGSVLLGVFGVWKGRETPIGDTQSGVPELRADSRYNRDSNIITTKFSIGVDILTVIVETKEPACTSYELMSAIDNFSWKMRNVDGVQEVVSLPLVAKIAIAGWNEGSLKWRNIPREPSQLTQSTRYIETSTGLLNADCNVVPVMLFLRDHKAETIERVVAEVKAWRTLNTFPNATFNLATGNVGVMAATNEEVKAKEYPILGWVFAAVILMCLLTFRSWLGTVLVFLPLALVSILVYAVMAIVGIGLKVNTLPMVALGAGIGVDYGIYLWSRMQEYLKGGDNVHDAYLKTMRVTGASIIFTGITLAIGVVTWVFSPLQFQADIGIMLTFMFFVNMLGAILLLPALATWLVPGGESGEKKMGTSLDS
- a CDS encoding pyridoxal-dependent decarboxylase, with product MTPDEFRRAGHELIDWIADYRERVARAEYPVMARTAPGALRDALPKSPPQLPEDFDAIRCDLDALIVPACTHWQDPRFHGYFPSNGLPAAVLGDLVSTGLGQLGLNWQASPALTELEEVCLDWWRQMLGLSTQWSGVIQDTASTATFVALVCARERATNYSAVRGGLQGRVAPLVVYVSAQSHSSVEKAALLAGFGRDNVCLVPVDANFDMDVAALEQAVARDIAAGLQPCAIVATCGTTATTAFDPLAAVAAIATREKIWLHVDAAMAGSAMIVPECRVLWDGVEGADSLVVNPHKWLGVSFDCSTYYVRDPQFLVRVMSTNPSYLQTAADGVVHNYRDWGIPLGRRMRALKLWFVIRDQGVTGLQARLRRDLRHAQWLAAEVARAPHWKILAPVRLQTLVLRHEPPGIDPSAVDAHTRAWAQAVNDSGEAYLTPTLLTDRWAVRVSFGTAATEHEHVVDLWRLIREKAAAGPGAGK
- a CDS encoding MBL fold metallo-hydrolase, which produces MKARIRETCLAAMGFTLSAVAAAQQPPAAPPPDVKIETVSVAPGIYMLVGRGGNVGLTVGADGAAIIDDQFADMVPKIRAAVALLSEQPVKFVINTHLHGDHTGGNDAFGKSGAVIIAQDNVRKRLSTPQVNAASNTTTEARAREALPVVTFADSATLHFNDDDLEFTHLPNAHTETDIAVRFRKANVVHMGDIFTGGFPFIDGSNGGTFDGFIRAHETVLATVDDATKIIRGHGPLGNKAELQAYHDMLVVVRDRVAKLVKAGKTQEQVVEARPTKEFEEKYGGANFNAAQWIGRAYVDQKQALERRKQR
- the tfpZ gene encoding TfpX/TfpZ family type IV pilin accessory protein; the protein is MIPWREKWRAFAIHFAVTLVFAAGAAAIIFGAWFPDPFDTLIGGAELFVLVVGCDLVLGPLLSLVIWDSRKGRGKLVFDYCVVGVIQIAALVYGVWIVAGSRPVYVAFVGDRLEVVTARDIRPDELAAARDPIYRSPPLTGPRLVAVVVPPAERTDALFQALDGNEEQSRPKFFVPYESQLSTIQKHIFPLADLEKRHPEGKEKIAAARASTGLPDSQLRWMPLRYREAFWTVLVDAGTGRPLEYFDLDPY
- the arfB gene encoding alternative ribosome rescue aminoacyl-tRNA hydrolase ArfB, which codes for MGLLVRPGLEIPDADLEVAFIRSAGPGGQNVNKVATAVQLRFALDRNSTLRPDVKTRLRALAGQRVTDAGEILIQARESRSQEKNRRDAEERLLDLIRRALIVPKKRHATKPTRASKERRLDAKSHSQKNKRLRGKVRFDD